ATCCAAATGTTTGTTTGTCATTTTTCTGGCAGGAAATGGAACGTCAGGTGATTATAAAAGGAATAGCGCAAAAAACGTCTGAAATTATTTCTGATAATTATTTCAACTCACGTCCGGATGGCAGTAAATTAGGTGCTATTGTTTCTCATCAAAGTGAAGTTATTCCTTCAAGAACTTTTTTGGAAGAGAATTTAAAAAAGATTGAAGCCGAATTTGAAGGAAAACCTATTCCAAGACCTGAAAATTGGGGAGGATATCTTGTAACGCCTTTACAAGTTGAATTTTGGCAGGGAAGACCCAACAGATTACATGACAGAATTCGTTATACAAGCCAATCCGATTTTTCATGGAAAATAGAACGACTTTCATCTTAACATTTGTAAGAATTTTATCTTTATTTAAAAATATTTAGTGTATTTCATCGATTATTTTTGTAGTTTAACGGTAAATTAAATACGTTTGACCCAGAAATTTAAAGAGCAATTAGTCACATAATACTATTTAAAGCATTTGCCCCAACATTTACTTTAGAACTTAACTACTTTTGATTATGAAGAAAATTATGTGCGCCATGATGTTCATTGTGATGTCTGTCACAATGAGCTCATGCTCTGCTGATAATGCCGATGCAGTTGAAAATGAAAATAATGCATCAACGGAAAAAATAGTAACAAACTACGAATACAATTCTTCTGAATTGGAAACCATGCAGTTAATAAATGAATACCGAGTTAGTATTGGTTTAAAAGCATTGGAAAAAATTAATCATATTTCATTTAAGTGCGAAGAGCACAACCAATATATGATTGCAAACAATGTTGTGAATCATAATGATTTTACAGCACGTTCTAATAATATCATGAGTGTTCTAGGTGCGAAAAAAGTAGGTGAAAATGTTGCTTATAATTACAAAACTTCTGAAGCTGCTGTAAAAGCATGGCTTGAAAGTCAAGGGCATAAGGAAAATATCGAAGGAGATTATACACATTTTGGAATTTCAGTTACAACTGATTCTGCAGGTAGAAAATATTACACGAATATATTCGCAAAAATTTAAACGATAGTACATTGAACTGGTTGGTTAGTTGTCGTTGCAATACCTGAGTTGCAGCGGCGTTTTGAAATAAAAGCTGTCTATTTACGTAGACAGCTTTTATTTTTTTAACTCTATGAGATTATAATCCCGTAACAATAAACTCACTTCGTCTGTTCATTTGATGTTCTTCTTCTGTACATTTTACATTATCAGAACAACGATTAACCAATTGTGTTTCACCGTAACCCCTTCCGGTTAAGCGGTTTTTAGCTACGCCGTTTTGAACAAGCCACTCGATAGTCGATTTGGCTCTTCT
This is a stretch of genomic DNA from Flavobacterium endoglycinae. It encodes these proteins:
- the pdxH gene encoding pyridoxamine 5'-phosphate oxidase; translation: MNDLSNYRRSYEKSELLETNIPEDPINLFNRWFHEVEDFGGSGEVNAMTVSTIGLDGFPKSRVVLLKKFSEEGFIFYTNYESEKGKAIDANPNVCLSFFWQEMERQVIIKGIAQKTSEIISDNYFNSRPDGSKLGAIVSHQSEVIPSRTFLEENLKKIEAEFEGKPIPRPENWGGYLVTPLQVEFWQGRPNRLHDRIRYTSQSDFSWKIERLSS
- a CDS encoding CAP domain-containing protein, with amino-acid sequence MKKIMCAMMFIVMSVTMSSCSADNADAVENENNASTEKIVTNYEYNSSELETMQLINEYRVSIGLKALEKINHISFKCEEHNQYMIANNVVNHNDFTARSNNIMSVLGAKKVGENVAYNYKTSEAAVKAWLESQGHKENIEGDYTHFGISVTTDSAGRKYYTNIFAKI